Proteins encoded by one window of Salmonirosea aquatica:
- a CDS encoding ABC transporter permease: MKFWKIFRYELAYLARRISTWLYLVVLLAFVMGMNQVIKPGDGVYPNNTFLITALTVLGGLIWLVIGASIAGEAAARDVQTRIHPLVYTTPVSRSSYLSGKFMAAFAVNALLLLSLPVGILLFFYLPGLDSLRGIDQGELLPFRPTVYLNVYCLIALPNAFVATALQFALAKLTRQVAASYMASLLLAVFPQMIAVGAANLFGNWDLLKVLDPVGVAGIIGNELQTWTPSEKNTRQVTLEGMYLWNRILWLGVALGLLWLTYLRFSRTNPETNRWWSRFSWRPKVQAKKAETAIVSASAISVPQVRRGFGFATHFHQTLTIAWDSFGKIARHPMGLTLVSAICLASAAFSDQIIAEFGIPLLPTTQQVVNYLAAPVSSVNTPGW; encoded by the coding sequence ATGAAGTTCTGGAAGATCTTTCGCTATGAGTTGGCCTATCTGGCAAGGCGCATTTCCACCTGGCTCTATCTGGTCGTTCTTCTCGCGTTTGTAATGGGCATGAACCAGGTCATCAAACCGGGTGACGGCGTATACCCCAACAATACCTTCCTCATTACGGCCCTCACAGTCCTTGGCGGCCTTATCTGGCTGGTGATAGGCGCGTCAATAGCCGGAGAAGCAGCAGCCCGCGATGTGCAGACGCGTATTCATCCGCTCGTATATACAACACCAGTCAGTAGGTCCAGCTACCTAAGTGGAAAATTTATGGCGGCCTTTGCGGTGAATGCCCTGCTGCTGCTTTCTTTGCCGGTGGGCATACTGCTTTTCTTCTACCTGCCCGGTCTGGACTCCCTGCGGGGCATCGATCAGGGTGAACTACTGCCGTTCAGGCCAACCGTTTACCTGAATGTCTACTGCTTGATCGCCTTACCGAATGCTTTCGTGGCCACCGCGCTCCAATTCGCCCTTGCAAAGCTCACCCGCCAGGTGGCGGCCAGTTATATGGCCAGCTTGCTGCTGGCCGTTTTTCCCCAGATGATTGCGGTTGGGGCGGCAAACCTCTTCGGGAATTGGGACTTGCTCAAAGTACTGGATCCGGTCGGTGTGGCCGGAATCATTGGCAACGAATTGCAAACATGGACACCCAGCGAGAAAAACACGCGACAGGTTACGCTGGAAGGGATGTACCTGTGGAATCGCATTCTTTGGCTTGGCGTGGCCCTGGGGTTGTTGTGGCTCACCTACCTCCGCTTCAGTAGGACCAATCCTGAAACCAACCGCTGGTGGAGTCGCTTTTCGTGGCGGCCAAAAGTACAGGCCAAAAAAGCAGAAACCGCAATCGTTAGCGCATCCGCTATTTCTGTTCCTCAGGTTCGACGTGGTTTTGGTTTTGCCACCCATTTTCATCAGACGCTGACCATTGCGTGGGACTCTTTTGGGAAAATAGCCAGACATCCTATGGGACTTACGCTAGTTAGCGCTATTTGCCTGGCCTCGGCAGCGTTCAGTGATCAAATCATTGCCGAATTTGGGATTCCGCTGCTCCCCACCACGCAGCAAGTGGTAAACTACCTGGCCGCTCCGGTCAGCAGTGTCAATACCCCTGGGTGGTGA
- a CDS encoding ABC transporter ATP-binding protein — translation MENSLVSLSIHNISKAYPNGRSAAAVQALRDVSLTIPNGMYGLLGPNGAGKSTLMRTLATLQEPDEGQILLGEIDILKQKDEARQALGYLPQEFGLYPKARAEDMLDYFAVLKGITHRASRREVVQALLKQTNLWEKRRQKLGGFSGGMRQRFGVAVALLGSPKLLIVDEPTAGLDPAERVRFLNLLSELGEKSVVILSTHIVEDVSELCTRMAIIDQGRILLEAETLKVVEGIRGKIWRRIVEKRGLPALEREHTVISTKLLSGRTVVHVYEETDPGNGFESVAPDLEDVYFTTLTGSTRSHKPETTR, via the coding sequence ATGGAAAATAGCCTGGTTAGCCTTTCTATCCACAACATCTCCAAAGCCTATCCCAATGGGCGGTCCGCCGCAGCGGTTCAGGCGCTCCGGGATGTTTCCCTCACCATACCAAATGGCATGTATGGCCTGCTCGGCCCCAACGGGGCCGGCAAGTCTACCCTGATGCGCACTTTGGCGACACTACAGGAGCCGGATGAAGGGCAGATCTTATTGGGAGAAATAGATATTTTGAAACAAAAGGACGAAGCACGCCAGGCGCTGGGGTACCTGCCGCAGGAATTCGGGCTCTACCCAAAAGCAAGAGCCGAGGATATGCTGGACTACTTCGCCGTGCTCAAAGGCATTACCCACCGGGCTTCCAGGAGAGAAGTGGTACAAGCTTTACTGAAACAAACCAACCTCTGGGAAAAGCGCCGGCAGAAACTGGGCGGTTTCTCCGGAGGCATGCGGCAGCGCTTCGGCGTGGCGGTGGCCCTGCTGGGCAGTCCAAAGCTGTTGATCGTGGATGAACCCACGGCCGGGCTGGACCCGGCCGAGCGGGTGCGCTTTCTGAACCTGTTGAGCGAACTCGGCGAGAAAAGCGTCGTAATCCTATCCACCCACATTGTGGAAGATGTCAGCGAGCTCTGCACCCGAATGGCCATCATCGACCAGGGACGGATCCTGCTGGAAGCCGAGACTTTAAAAGTTGTGGAGGGAATACGGGGAAAAATCTGGCGCCGCATCGTGGAGAAAAGGGGTTTGCCCGCGTTGGAGCGGGAACATACAGTCATCTCCACCAAGTTGCTGAGCGGACGAACGGTAGTCCATGTCTACGAAGAAACAGATCCCGGCAATGGCTTTGAGTCCGTGGCCCCCGATCTGGAGGATGTCTACTTCACGACCCTGACCGGATCGACTCGAAGCCACAAACCGGAGACCACACGATGA
- a CDS encoding sensor histidine kinase has protein sequence MNRIKKVFTLLHIVLWILFSLVIALQHSQDTAHWFILTVDVLLTSLYVFYSHFYLLTRLSGKRKRGTYYLRLAAILWSGPLLYVLLHYKKLDTFDLFSEYYFISLISLVVPFIFLSWLAKVTENLVLNTIRKEQLEKQAVEAELYYLKSQINPHFLFNTLNNIHTLVYKQAPAAPEAVLRLSSLMRYMIYESNAATVPLEREIKYLLDYVSLQQLRYKKSPVVDLKVEGDATSCYIAPLLFIHLLENAYKHSPARLEPGDVKVTMEINDHTLTLSIQNPVGKNGGNALESPGGIGLPNVRKRLALLYPDQYSLETRQLGGLFTVLLNIQGLHRPPNHAKTYLLYH, from the coding sequence ATGAATCGGATAAAAAAAGTATTCACGCTGCTCCACATCGTCCTCTGGATCCTGTTTAGTCTGGTGATTGCTCTGCAGCACAGCCAGGATACCGCCCATTGGTTTATCTTAACCGTGGATGTACTGCTGACGAGTCTCTATGTTTTTTACAGCCATTTCTATCTTTTGACCCGGTTGTCCGGTAAAAGAAAGAGAGGTACCTATTACCTCAGGCTGGCAGCTATCCTGTGGTCAGGGCCTTTGCTGTATGTGCTTTTGCACTACAAAAAGCTGGATACCTTCGACCTTTTTTCTGAATATTATTTTATCTCCCTGATCTCCCTAGTAGTTCCGTTTATCTTTCTCAGCTGGTTGGCCAAGGTGACGGAGAATCTGGTGCTCAATACCATCCGCAAGGAGCAGCTGGAGAAACAGGCCGTAGAGGCGGAGCTGTACTACTTGAAATCACAGATCAATCCTCACTTTCTATTCAATACCCTCAACAACATCCACACGCTGGTCTACAAGCAGGCCCCGGCAGCCCCGGAGGCCGTCCTTCGCTTGTCTTCCCTGATGCGCTACATGATCTATGAATCGAATGCCGCCACGGTGCCGCTTGAAAGAGAAATAAAGTACCTGCTGGACTATGTGAGCCTACAGCAGCTGCGGTATAAGAAAAGTCCGGTGGTGGACCTGAAAGTGGAGGGAGACGCCACTTCCTGTTATATCGCTCCGTTGCTCTTCATCCACCTCCTGGAGAATGCCTACAAACACAGCCCCGCCCGTCTGGAGCCCGGTGATGTGAAGGTAACGATGGAAATCAATGACCATACGCTTACCTTGAGTATCCAAAATCCGGTTGGAAAGAATGGGGGCAATGCCCTGGAAAGCCCGGGGGGAATCGGGCTCCCGAATGTTCGCAAGCGGCTGGCCCTGTTATATCCCGATCAGTACAGCCTGGAAACCCGCCAGCTGGGTGGCCTGTTCACCGTTCTTTTAAATATCCAGGGTCTCCATCGACCGCCTAATCATGCGAAAACTTACCTGCTATATCATTGA
- a CDS encoding LytR/AlgR family response regulator transcription factor encodes MRKLTCYIIDDEPLAQEILEEYVAKVPFLELQGTFMSPMEAAAQMDRDKPGLLFLDVNMPNLDGLTFVSMLNPRPMIILTTAYDQYALKAFDLEVKDYLLKPFSFERFYQGVLRLYQESGVERVPTLGETAGEPAYGQEYLFLKVGHRIQKVSIRDILYIEGMRDYLMIHTTREGLMTLLSFAQLEELLPAPHFARVHRSYMVAIDKIDHIERNRIWIGKQTIPISNTYSDGFYKKLRGLG; translated from the coding sequence ATGCGAAAACTTACCTGCTATATCATTGACGACGAGCCTCTGGCTCAGGAAATACTGGAAGAATACGTAGCCAAAGTTCCTTTTCTGGAATTGCAAGGTACCTTTATGAGTCCTATGGAAGCGGCGGCGCAAATGGACCGGGACAAACCCGGGCTGCTTTTCCTTGACGTCAATATGCCCAACCTAGATGGGCTCACCTTTGTTTCCATGCTGAATCCCCGGCCGATGATCATCCTGACGACGGCCTACGACCAGTATGCTCTGAAAGCATTCGACCTGGAAGTGAAGGATTACCTGCTAAAGCCTTTTTCCTTTGAGCGGTTTTATCAGGGAGTACTGCGCCTGTACCAGGAATCAGGGGTCGAACGGGTGCCGACGCTCGGGGAAACCGCGGGAGAGCCGGCCTACGGGCAGGAGTATCTGTTTTTGAAAGTCGGGCATCGCATCCAGAAAGTTTCCATCCGTGACATTCTATACATTGAGGGGATGCGGGACTATTTGATGATTCACACTACTCGGGAAGGGTTGATGACGCTGCTGAGCTTTGCGCAGCTGGAGGAGCTACTGCCTGCCCCACATTTTGCCCGCGTTCATCGCTCCTATATGGTGGCCATCGACAAGATCGATCATATCGAGAGAAACCGGATCTGGATTGGCAAACAGACCATTCCCATCAGTAATACGTACAGCGATGGTTTTTATAAGAAATTGCGGGGGCTGGGATGA
- a CDS encoding TonB-dependent receptor translates to MMKFYWMMCFLFPLLAKAQQGSLTGLVQTAQSEALPHVSLYLVNTNFTTTTDEAGRYLFEDVPYGTYNLVAQLLGYRKVTIAIRIGQPATAENVQMTEDPQVLDEVVVAAEKTSSVQQQRTIPISSIDIREIITQNNLLTDIADRIAGVRIRRSSSLGERSDISINGMRGNAIRVYVDGLPMEFLYPSFDISTLPLGTIRRLDVYKGVVPVDVGTDAMGGAINIITEQKAHSHLRASYSLGSFNTHLVDFEIGLANRKNFFINANASYNYSDNDYPMRALVFERNRVERVRRFHDAYSMAFGGVSFGVHSRKWADELRFTANYSTGFKELQNGARVSTTAFGEVEYRARNYGVSARYEKAFMNDRFKASTLSSYSHQALNFVDTTANVYSWSGQVVGRSAPGEYVDRSNYVTYYNNFINRTTLVWEATEKHRFLVSNLWAHQQLTGQDHLREEGERDYLSIPQYLAKNIAGLQYNGKFSESVEVSAALKRFDYQLNGAENNTLLPVKKKDGFWGWNAGLKYNFTDNFFARASYERGFLIPFFEQFVGNGADILRNTDLIPENSDNVNLGWHYTHVFAGDLSINTTLNGFWHKQNDIIFLGNGLVRRYENTDQVKTIGLEGELILNLKKAWTWRSNITTLRKRFSALKDPRNAFLVGTTFPNNPTFFANTELGWETHGLLSRNDKFRVYVYYLHVAPFNHILIGRDDTPTSSPDSFVPTQNRIDVGTSYRFAKPLLTLALNINNILNAQLFDNFLVPRAGIHFNVKLLFEINQFQPNEK, encoded by the coding sequence ATGATGAAATTCTACTGGATGATGTGCTTTCTGTTTCCTCTTCTAGCAAAGGCCCAGCAGGGAAGCCTAACCGGACTCGTGCAAACCGCCCAATCCGAAGCTTTACCCCATGTAAGCCTTTATCTGGTAAATACTAATTTCACTACCACTACCGATGAAGCCGGCCGGTACCTATTCGAGGATGTCCCCTATGGTACCTATAATTTGGTGGCCCAGCTGTTGGGCTATCGAAAGGTCACAATAGCTATCCGGATAGGACAACCCGCAACGGCTGAAAATGTGCAAATGACCGAAGATCCGCAGGTCCTCGATGAGGTGGTGGTTGCTGCGGAAAAAACATCCTCAGTGCAACAGCAGAGAACCATTCCCATCTCCAGCATCGATATCCGGGAGATAATCACCCAGAATAACCTGCTGACGGATATAGCCGACCGGATCGCCGGCGTACGGATCAGACGGTCGAGTAGCCTCGGTGAGAGGTCGGATATCTCGATCAACGGCATGAGGGGCAACGCTATCCGTGTTTATGTCGATGGGCTACCTATGGAGTTCCTTTATCCCAGCTTCGATATTTCCACGCTTCCGCTCGGTACCATCAGGCGGCTGGACGTTTACAAGGGGGTGGTACCTGTCGATGTCGGGACCGATGCAATGGGTGGGGCAATCAATATCATCACTGAGCAAAAAGCCCATTCGCATCTCCGCGCTTCCTATAGCCTGGGTTCCTTCAACACGCATCTGGTCGATTTTGAAATCGGTCTGGCCAATCGAAAGAATTTTTTTATAAATGCCAACGCCAGCTACAACTATTCCGACAATGACTATCCGATGCGTGCGCTGGTCTTTGAAAGAAACAGAGTGGAGCGGGTCAGGCGTTTCCATGACGCGTACAGCATGGCGTTCGGAGGGGTTTCTTTCGGAGTCCATAGCAGAAAATGGGCCGATGAGCTACGATTCACCGCCAATTACTCCACGGGCTTCAAGGAACTCCAGAATGGTGCCCGGGTGAGCACAACCGCCTTTGGCGAGGTGGAATACCGAGCCCGAAACTACGGTGTGAGCGCCCGCTATGAAAAAGCGTTTATGAATGATCGTTTCAAGGCCAGTACCCTTTCTAGTTACAGCCACCAGGCGCTGAATTTTGTGGATACCACGGCCAATGTCTACAGCTGGAGCGGCCAGGTGGTGGGCCGTTCGGCACCCGGCGAATACGTGGACCGATCGAACTACGTCACCTATTATAACAATTTTATCAACCGCACCACCCTGGTATGGGAAGCCACTGAGAAGCACCGGTTCCTGGTGTCCAACCTCTGGGCCCACCAGCAGCTGACTGGCCAGGATCACCTCAGGGAAGAAGGTGAAAGGGATTACCTGAGCATTCCGCAATACCTCGCCAAGAACATCGCCGGCCTGCAGTACAACGGGAAATTTTCAGAAAGCGTGGAAGTGTCGGCTGCGCTAAAACGCTTCGACTACCAGTTGAACGGGGCGGAAAATAATACCCTTCTGCCGGTTAAAAAAAAGGATGGTTTCTGGGGTTGGAATGCGGGCCTAAAGTACAACTTCACGGACAATTTCTTCGCCCGCGCTTCCTACGAGCGCGGCTTCTTGATTCCCTTTTTCGAGCAGTTCGTAGGAAACGGGGCCGACATCCTGCGCAACACCGACCTGATTCCCGAAAATAGTGACAATGTCAACCTGGGCTGGCACTATACGCACGTTTTTGCGGGCGATCTGTCCATCAACACCACATTGAACGGCTTTTGGCATAAGCAGAACGACATTATCTTCTTAGGAAACGGGCTGGTAAGGAGGTACGAAAATACAGACCAGGTGAAGACCATAGGCCTGGAAGGCGAGCTGATTCTGAACTTAAAGAAAGCGTGGACCTGGCGAAGCAATATTACCACCCTACGGAAACGTTTTTCAGCCCTGAAAGACCCCCGGAATGCTTTCCTGGTAGGCACTACTTTCCCCAATAATCCGACATTTTTTGCCAATACCGAACTCGGATGGGAAACCCACGGCCTGCTGAGTCGGAACGATAAATTCAGAGTGTACGTCTATTACCTGCATGTGGCCCCGTTCAACCATATCCTGATCGGCCGTGACGATACGCCCACCTCTTCCCCTGATTCGTTTGTTCCCACTCAAAACCGGATAGATGTGGGGACTTCATACCGTTTTGCCAAACCGCTCCTAACATTGGCGCTCAATATCAACAATATTCTCAACGCCCAACTTTTCGATAATTTCCTGGTGCCGCGCGCGGGGATCCACTTCAACGTAAAACTTCTGTTCGAAATAAACCAATTTCAGCCAAATGAAAAATAG
- a CDS encoding LytR/AlgR family response regulator transcription factor, with protein MKAILIDDEQPNLDNLRAMLKTYCPHVEVCATALNARDGKLLLQQHQPDLLFLDIQMPGQSGFDLLRSLSSCPFEVIIVTAYEQYAIQAMRFAAVDYLLKPIDIGELEAAVDRAMKQRRLKAQNNQLENLLQLLASQQANEEPRLALSTTKETRLVKVGEIVRCESANTYTTFFLSDGESMLVCKPIYEYDELLKKYGFLRCHQSHLVNKTWVKSWRKQYGDFLLLNDGTEIPISRGKKEAVKRALNLF; from the coding sequence ATGAAAGCTATTCTGATTGACGACGAACAGCCCAACCTGGACAACCTGCGGGCAATGCTGAAGACCTACTGTCCCCATGTGGAGGTATGCGCCACCGCCCTGAACGCCCGGGATGGCAAGCTGCTTTTGCAGCAGCACCAGCCGGACCTGCTTTTTCTGGATATTCAGATGCCCGGCCAGAGTGGTTTCGACCTGCTGCGGAGCCTATCGTCCTGCCCTTTTGAGGTGATCATTGTCACGGCCTACGAACAGTATGCGATACAGGCCATGCGCTTTGCGGCCGTGGATTATTTGCTGAAACCGATCGATATCGGCGAGTTGGAAGCGGCGGTCGACCGAGCCATGAAACAACGTCGCCTAAAAGCGCAGAATAATCAGTTGGAGAACCTTTTGCAGCTCCTAGCCAGTCAGCAAGCTAATGAAGAACCACGCTTGGCTCTGTCCACCACAAAGGAGACACGCCTGGTGAAAGTCGGCGAGATTGTCCGTTGCGAATCGGCCAATACCTATACGACCTTTTTCCTGAGCGATGGAGAATCGATGCTAGTGTGCAAACCCATCTATGAATACGATGAACTTCTGAAGAAGTACGGTTTTTTGCGTTGCCACCAGTCCCACCTGGTCAATAAAACGTGGGTAAAAAGCTGGAGGAAGCAGTACGGCGACTTCCTGCTGCTGAACGACGGTACCGAGATACCAATATCCCGCGGTAAAAAGGAAGCGGTAAAACGTGCCCTGAATCTGTTTTAA